A genomic stretch from Vibrio coralliilyticus includes:
- a CDS encoding FAD-binding oxidoreductase: MPSVVEQVDLPQPIELRSGLGHHSRTVPQILHPENDVELQQTIKQAYVKKLSVYPIGRGNNWGYGYKSPATDGCTLLDLSGMNRILSFDEELGVIEIEPGVTQGQVSSYLKHTPWMLDCTGAGPDTSVMGNVLERGFGHGPVGNRSQHFTISELILANGEVMKLNQSVRYCGRAGLAANLHELFTQNNIAVISKMKFELMLKPESSLRCLVRLKSANDLPAYIEIMRRLKSEGSIDGLPHLGNTYRMLTMMERFNFAKWSTDEGANLGDIESLCKQYKLTPWSGAFVITGTHKIAKAKAARVKALLKSVAQVNVVSLSTLKQMNQIAISANRFLGRLPVYRRLQNSLNEFTEMMDMLEGNPKDLALKGCYWRYRGNVPEKMNPVEDGAGFYWVAPTLPMLGEEVEKCMRISKQAFDKAGFEFGVTLTAVNAYMCQAIISIYYDAGNPDEVSRATDLVKKLRTLYQHYQWPCYRRAVDEMPFRRDHELEKDALTLRSRIKAAFDPDNIVSPGRYQMDVSYPFTMEDQS; the protein is encoded by the coding sequence GTGCCATCTGTTGTGGAACAGGTTGATTTACCTCAGCCAATAGAACTTCGCAGTGGCCTTGGTCACCATTCGCGTACTGTCCCCCAAATTCTCCATCCTGAGAACGATGTGGAATTACAACAAACCATCAAGCAGGCTTACGTAAAAAAGCTATCTGTCTATCCTATCGGTAGAGGTAATAACTGGGGGTATGGTTATAAATCGCCTGCCACTGATGGCTGTACACTACTCGACCTAAGTGGCATGAATCGTATCCTGAGCTTTGATGAAGAACTGGGAGTCATCGAAATAGAACCAGGTGTCACACAAGGTCAGGTGTCATCTTATCTTAAGCACACTCCATGGATGCTGGATTGTACCGGAGCAGGGCCAGATACAAGTGTAATGGGAAATGTACTGGAAAGAGGGTTTGGTCATGGTCCTGTGGGTAACCGAAGTCAACACTTTACCATCAGCGAGTTAATATTAGCCAATGGCGAAGTGATGAAGCTTAATCAGAGCGTGCGATACTGTGGTCGAGCGGGACTTGCTGCTAACCTTCACGAATTGTTCACCCAGAATAATATTGCGGTGATCAGCAAAATGAAGTTTGAACTGATGCTCAAACCTGAGTCCAGCTTACGTTGCCTCGTTCGTCTAAAGTCAGCCAATGATTTGCCTGCTTACATCGAAATAATGCGTCGCTTGAAATCAGAAGGTAGTATTGATGGGCTACCGCACTTGGGTAACACCTATCGAATGTTAACCATGATGGAACGATTCAATTTCGCCAAGTGGAGCACTGATGAAGGTGCTAACCTAGGGGATATTGAGTCACTGTGTAAGCAGTACAAGCTGACTCCTTGGTCGGGAGCTTTTGTTATTACCGGTACACATAAAATTGCCAAAGCAAAAGCCGCGCGTGTAAAAGCACTACTCAAATCGGTTGCACAGGTGAATGTAGTTAGCCTATCCACATTGAAGCAGATGAATCAAATTGCTATTAGTGCCAACCGATTTTTGGGCCGTTTGCCTGTCTATCGGCGTCTACAGAATAGCCTTAATGAGTTTACTGAGATGATGGATATGTTAGAGGGGAACCCAAAAGATTTGGCTTTAAAAGGTTGTTATTGGCGTTACCGTGGCAACGTACCGGAAAAAATGAACCCCGTGGAAGACGGAGCGGGTTTTTACTGGGTTGCGCCAACGTTACCTATGCTTGGTGAAGAAGTAGAAAAGTGTATGCGTATTTCAAAACAGGCTTTTGATAAAGCAGGTTTTGAGTTTGGTGTAACTTTGACTGCCGTTAACGCATATATGTGTCAGGCAATAATCAGCATTTATTATGATGCAGGCAATCCAGACGAAGTGAGTCGAGCGACAGACCTAGTAAAAAAACTTCGAACCCTCTATCAGCATTATCAATGGCCTTGCTATCGACGTGCTGTCGATGAGATGCCATTCCGTCGCGATCACGAACTTGAAAAAGATGCATTAACGCTGCGTAGCAGAATCAAAGC